A part of Candidatus Electrothrix aestuarii genomic DNA contains:
- a CDS encoding iron ABC transporter permease translates to MCLLLLVVVVVSATMGFMQIPAATVLRLIGHSLSCSAGDVEVDPVIKAVVMDVRLPRILAAVLVGGMLALCGTVFQAILLNPLADPYTLGISSGAAFGASLVIVLQVLGLTLPSTLSVPIFAFAGSIGTLFTVLALASEDRRLSSTSLILSGVIVAAILSAAIGFLKFIADEQVGIIIFWLMGSLSGISLQNIFLLLPVALVGMAVCLFYSRDLNIMATGERAAATLGVNTVRLRWILLVTCSLMTALCVSVSGIIGFVGLIVPHLLRHLIGPDNRQLIILSTLGGGLLLLLADTVTRAVLPAEVPIGVLTALIGGPFFAYIFKKRQQENG, encoded by the coding sequence ATGTGTCTTCTCCTGCTTGTTGTAGTGGTTGTCTCGGCCACAATGGGCTTTATGCAGATCCCTGCTGCAACCGTTCTTCGGCTTATCGGCCATTCCCTGTCTTGCAGCGCCGGAGATGTCGAGGTGGACCCGGTTATCAAGGCCGTGGTGATGGATGTGCGGCTGCCGAGAATCCTGGCGGCTGTTTTGGTCGGGGGGATGCTGGCCCTCTGCGGCACGGTGTTTCAGGCCATTCTCCTTAATCCGTTGGCAGATCCCTACACTCTGGGGATTTCCTCAGGTGCGGCTTTTGGTGCCTCCCTGGTCATTGTTCTTCAGGTGCTTGGGCTCACCCTGCCGTCAACTCTCTCGGTACCGATCTTCGCCTTTGCGGGCAGCATCGGTACCCTGTTCACGGTCCTGGCTCTTGCCTCTGAGGATCGACGGCTTTCCTCAACCAGTCTGATCCTGTCCGGGGTGATTGTGGCGGCCATCCTGTCCGCAGCCATTGGTTTTCTCAAGTTTATTGCTGACGAGCAGGTCGGGATTATTATCTTTTGGCTCATGGGCTCGCTCTCCGGGATATCCCTCCAGAATATTTTTCTTCTTCTGCCGGTGGCCTTGGTCGGCATGGCAGTCTGCCTGTTCTATAGCCGCGATCTTAATATCATGGCTACCGGAGAACGGGCCGCAGCCACCCTCGGCGTGAATACGGTGCGTCTGCGCTGGATTCTTCTTGTCACCTGTTCCCTCATGACCGCGCTCTGTGTCTCGGTTTCCGGGATTATCGGTTTTGTCGGTCTGATTGTTCCCCATCTCCTGCGTCATCTTATCGGCCCGGATAATCGCCAGCTGATCATTCTTTCCACCTTGGGTGGGGGCCTGCTCCTGCTCCTGGCCGATACCGTGACCAGGGCGGTGTTGCCAGCTGAAGTCCCCATAGGAGTGTTGACCGCCCTTATCGGTGGACCGTTCTTTGCCTATATCTTTAAAAAACGACAGCAGGAAAATGGCTAG
- a CDS encoding ABC transporter ATP-binding protein, which produces MDRIASDILWQLEQVAFSYKDQPVLAGIDLTLSSGKCYGILGPNGSGKTTLLDLLCGLAAAEKGEISYRETLLKQWQARELAQRIALVPQDFQVRFGFSVREVVEMGRHPHLGRFSSLTEQGHALVDAVMEEMGVAGFAARSVTRLSGGEKQRVAVARALVQDPEVLLLDEATSNLDIYHSLSILALIRRRVVAQGLTVVAAIHDLNLAAYFCDELIFLKHGRIICQGPTDEVLRPHVIEEVYGVEAQVREDDFSACNQVSYRLPAA; this is translated from the coding sequence GTGGATAGAATTGCTTCTGATATTCTCTGGCAGTTGGAGCAGGTTGCGTTCTCCTACAAGGATCAGCCCGTCTTAGCCGGAATAGATCTTACCCTGTCTTCCGGGAAATGTTACGGTATCCTCGGGCCGAACGGCAGCGGCAAGACTACCCTGCTTGATCTGCTCTGTGGGCTGGCTGCCGCAGAGAAAGGGGAAATCAGCTATCGCGAAACCCTGCTCAAACAATGGCAGGCACGGGAACTGGCGCAACGGATTGCTTTGGTGCCTCAGGATTTCCAGGTTCGCTTTGGTTTTTCTGTGCGGGAAGTGGTGGAGATGGGGCGTCATCCCCATCTCGGTCGATTCTCCTCCCTGACGGAACAGGGGCATGCCCTGGTTGATGCGGTGATGGAGGAAATGGGCGTGGCAGGATTTGCGGCTCGCTCTGTAACCCGCCTGTCTGGTGGGGAAAAGCAGCGGGTCGCTGTGGCCCGTGCCCTGGTGCAGGACCCGGAGGTACTCCTTCTTGATGAGGCCACCTCAAATCTGGATATTTATCATTCCCTGTCCATCCTTGCGCTGATCCGCCGTCGGGTTGTGGCCCAGGGCTTGACCGTAGTTGCTGCAATCCATGATTTGAACCTGGCAGCCTATTTCTGCGACGAGTTGATCTTTTTGAAACACGGGCGGATTATCTGCCAGGGTCCGACCGATGAGGTGCTGCGGCCCCATGTCATAGAGGAGGTCTACGGCGTGGAGGCGCAGGTGCGGGAGGATGACTTTTCCGCCTGCAATCAGGTGAGTTACAGGCTGCCTGCGGCATGA